From the genome of Paralichthys olivaceus isolate ysfri-2021 chromosome 4, ASM2471397v2, whole genome shotgun sequence:
cattatattattattattttaaaccaGAAGCAGGAAAATCAATTTTATCCTTAATTTTTCTTTATAAATTATCAGTGGTTCTATTTGTTTCATACTTAAttcattaatcaatcaattacaATGATTAGTTTTAAAAGACAACCCCATAAAAACTGTTAATTTACACCTAAAACGACTTGTATCTTTTTGGCCACATGTCCCCAAACCAACGGTGCCCAATACTTTATTATTATACTTATTTATACTTTACCTAAATCCGAATTTTGTGTCAGAATATCACTAATGTAAACTAGAACTGGTTTCTCACCTCAAGGCTGAATAATCCTACACATGATTATagaaaacatctgcagctgtCCCTTTATCTGCATCCACAGCAAACTCTAATGGGTTCTTACCAGGCCCAGGCCCTCTGCCAAGTTTAGTTCGAAATCCATTTTTGCAGACATCAGTGAAAGGTTAACATCTTTGACAGCGGTAATAAAATATGCTATTGTGTATTTCCTTTAACAGAAGTCCAGAATTGCTACCTGTCACTTGTTTGTGGATCACCAGTGAGCGATGAGACCACACACGAGAGTCTCCAAGAGCTGGAGCAGATCAACAAGAAGATTGAAGCTGTGAGGCACGAGGTGGAGCAGGAGAAAAGACGACTGTCGCGCTACCAGACCGTACAGTCAGACAGCAGAAACACTTTGCCTAATTTCTCTGTGTCCAAGTCTGAGACTTCAGGTAAATGTCAAGACAGACGTTCTCCGTTGTCCCACCCTGACTTAAAAAAGACATACTCTCGGACAAGGAAGTATGTGGTTGACAACTCAAAACCAAGGACTGACTTGGAGTATGACCCCCTGTCCAACTTTTCAGCAGACTTGCGGTCTTACAGCTCGTCAAGTAAGgagcagaaagtgaaaaatgcaCAAGTTATTaacggagagagagacactgtgcTGTCTGACCAAAAGAAGCCAGTCACTCAGACTTCTCAAACGCCATCTCCAGATCTACTCGAGGACTCGATTGAAGACAGTGTCCTGATTATTGACATTCCTCCCTCGCCTGACCAAACAAGAGGCCAATCTCAGAAGCTTGATTGTGTTGCTGGCAGTACCCAGGGTACAGTAGAACAGCTGAAGGAGGTCAAAAGGGCCCCCTTTGCACTTGATTCTCCACTGCTGCCCCTTGCAGATGCCGAGGCTTCACGTGCATCAATGGAAGACATAGTTACAGTTGATGATTGCAGTGTTGAAAACAATCAATATGCATCTACTCtttatgagaaaaaaagatgtgtaAATATACCAGACGATGGGAGTGTAATTGACTTAACTGGATGTTTAGAGGATCTGGAAAATGAATGTCTGAAAATCTCTTGTCAGGCTGCTGAAACAAAAGTTGACAATACTCCTGAACCTGTTAGTCCCCCTGCCTCCTCAGACCAACAATATCAGAGTTGTGACAATCTGGGCattgaagaggaggaaaatctGCCTCAGGTCGAACTGCCTCTACGTGAGGTTGCTCGTAGTGATGAGAAAATGAATCCACTGCTGTCACATTACTGTCAGTCGAAAAATTCGCCTTCATATAAAGCTCAGGCTGCAAGCTCAGGTTCACCATGCAGGAAACGCACCATCCAAGCCCAGTCAACAGAGATGGATGTTCATAACCACCTGTCTCCCAAGCGAAGTGCCCCATCACTGGTGTCAGGAAGCCAGAACATGTCAAGCACAACACCAGGACAGATGCAGAGTGGTTCTCTCAACAACCAGGCTTCATCAACATCTGTCAACTCACATTTGATGAACAAAGGCGATTCTTCATCTGAAACCACTGAGCAGCTCAAGGCAGGTCACGAAGAGGTTATAATAATCTCCAGCTCCGAGGATGAGCAAGAGCTCAACTATTCAGATGTAGAGCTGTCAGAGAGTGACCCAATGGAAGAATGCTACAGGATCTTCATGGAGGCAAATAATGAGGATAAAGGAAATAAAGAGCAACCTGATGTGTCTGTAAGTATGCTGTTGATACTCCAAATCCAAGATTCAGACATATTTTAAACCATGAAGACGTGTTTTCTTTATACTTTGTCATGTTTAGGTTGCAGCAATGGAAGTGGAGAAGGCAGAAATGACCACCACACCTCTAACATTACCAGGAAAGAAGAGGGTGGCACATGAAGCCAAACATACAGAGGTACCTGCAAACACTGAAAATGCAACATATCTGAAATAATCAAATACATAGACATTTAATAGTagtacatttataaaacatataatgTAAATTAACTGATACCACGAAGAAACAAAAGATGGAAGCTGAATCATCAAAGAAGACTATCTAATGATTGTACAATTTGAATTATTGACACAGCTAAATATCTACAGACAAACCCAGATGAGCATTAATATTTTTTGAAATTAATTTGGCTCCAATTAAAACTTGATATTACTTTGATCCAATCAGCAGCCAGTGGCAAAGAGCAGACCTCAACCCAAGATTTTGGTCCCTCTGCGTGAACCAGCAGCTTCAGGATCTTCCATCCCTTCAAAGACCCTGCAGGCACAGCAGAGAGCCTCCAAGCTGACTTCTTCAGTAAAAGGTGCTCAGGCTTTTGCTTCCTTCTCATGTCAGATGAAACCAGAGAACCAGACTACTGCTTGTCCTCCTCAGACCCTTGCAAACATACAACCTGCTCCTGTGCAGAATGGTAAGCATCTGTACCTATTATACCTTTAAGTAATATTGTTAAATGCAGGAATCCAGATCCGTGCCCATATATCTCCGTTCATTCATTTAACCACAACCACACAGCTTTCACTTCATGTGCAGTCATACATCTATTTGCACTCCCTCCCCTTAGTAATGACCCCAGAATGAAAACTGCTACCTATATGGTAAATTACCTGATGCACACGGGTGACACCCACTGGACAAACAAAGTCTAGAAACAGCTACAACCAGTAGGACATCTGGAGGCCTGCCCTGTCATCATATATGTAGACTGTCCTGTTTTTGCATGTAAAACTTAAATATAGTTTCTTTCAGGGATGTGTTGTTGTCTCTTTGCCTGAATGCGTTTGTCTCATCGCACAGCTCACATGGACTACCTACATTTGGGACCGCCTGTGATCCAAGTAGGAAACAACTTGCACTTGATCCTCCCAGAGGGCAccttccctctgtctgtcacttCAAGTTCCTGCCCTGTTTCTTCAGTGGTGACCCCGGTCAGTCAAGTGCATATGAGCACTATGAAACAAACCTGCCATAAAGCTGCAGTAACTCCCGTTCAAAGATACCATCCAACAGCACCCGTGCTCATTCCTGCTCCAACACGTAGAACTTCATTGGCCTCTGCTACAACACATTCAAATCCAGCTGCCTCCGCTACATCTCAGCCCACTGCTGCCACCAAGGTAAGAAGTTCAAACAAAATGTCTTTGGTGGGGCCATTTTAACagactggttaaaaaaaaaaaaaagtttaatatcTTTTATCATGAATTTATTCTTTCAGCCTGTGTCTACTAAACGTAAACTGAAGCAGCAGAGCGGGGCCGCCAAAGACAAAGTGCCCCATGATGTCAGACAGCGTTATGTCAAAATGTTTACAGAGGAGTTCCTGAAAACGACAGCCAATGTCAACGATGCCTTTGAAAAGGTGAGCACATGTTGCTAAATGTCATTCTCACTGTCAAACTGTCTGGATGTTTATTCGTTTTgctgttttgttgttgacagGCTGTTGCTGAAGAGGAGACTGTGTACAATCGTAGTGCAAACAAACTCAAATATCTGAGTGTCGCTGTGAATTTACAGAAGAGGCTGAAGAAACAAAGTGCTGTTTCAGTTAAAGGTGAGAATCTCCAGAAAACTGTTCaagaaatctgaaaaaatgATGCGGATAGAAGATGTtattgtttctgctgcagacgAAAACAAAGTCAACGGCCAAAGATCGAAAGGCAACATACCCCTTAACCTGGAGATGTTGAAAGCAAATGGTGAGAATTAGTTTCCAAATCGTCTTAGTTTCAAATGTCTTTAGAATGGCAGCTTCTCAGTTTATTCTTCTCCCCTGCAGATGATGCAGTATTGTACGAGAGTTTGAAGGATTATATTTTGAGTGAGGAGAGGCTGATTGAGAGGAACTATCCTCTCCAGCACCCGCAGAAAGctggctctgctgctctctttgCCGACAATAGGAAAGGCAACACAGACCGTAAGTGACAACATCACCACTCCAGCTGCAACCAAGCTCCCTGGAAATACAAGTGGATGTTGTTCTCACATTGTGTCACTAGAGGGCACCTGTAACTTGAGCTGTTGCATCTCAGCACATTTCGCTGGTGatgagcttctttttttttttttttttgtctgttttgttggtTAAAGCCTTGAAGAGGATCTGCTGTCGATGTGGGGCCACATACTCTGTTAGCCAAACGGGCAAACACATTCGCAAGGAGGAGTGCAACTACCACTATGGGAAAGTAGTAAAGAGCAGAGGTAAGTAAAGTTTTGCAGGGAAACAACTTTGAACACAATTGCCAGATATTTTCCTGACTAATTGATTAATATTTTGGCCTTAAATTATTAGAAAACGGTCGCAATATTTTGGCATCAAAGGTGACGTTAACAAATGTTATTTGGGATGTTTGAAACTGTTGCAGTGCCTGGTGGTGTGGAAACCCGCTACAGTTGCTGCCAAGGAGTCATGGGAGCAACTGGATGTCAGGTGTTTAAGGTAGGAAAGAACAATTGTAGTCAAACATTTCCGGAACAAAGGCTACATCCAAACTAACaagtttcagtttttaaacagttttaaaatatgatgatcTATGTCCACAAAGGTGTTTTTGCTCCATATCTGTAAACCCCATCTACACTAATACACGATGCAGCTCCAGACTAATTTTCAGATGAGAAAACTTCTGTCTCAAACTCTGGAGTATTTTAAACGTAGCAACAGTGACGCATTTTCGAAGAAAACATAGTAATGGGTAAGTCTTTGTTTCTTCTCCAACAGTTGCATGTCCATGATTCCCTCTGCATGGATGGGTTTGTGTCTACCATGCCTAGACATCCCATGGATACGAGCTGTCCTGGAGTCTACTCCTTGGATTGTGAAATGGTGACGTCAACTTCTTTTTGAGGGGCAGGGTTTTTAAAATTTACCATATGTTGACCCTGAACTGAATCTTTCAAAAGCTCCAGTTGTTGTGGTGATTAGTGTTCATCTCTTTTCCACCATTCGAAACTGGGGATATGCCAAAGAAAGTATTTTGCTTATTAAACCTGGCACGTCTTTTGAGAGGGACTACTCCAACTCCCTCTTATCCTCTGATTGTATTTGCTTCAAAGTAAATATACTGCATATAGGAGCTTATCTTGCTGCACAAGACATGTTTGCCACCTTTAGAAGGGTGTGGTTGAACCTTTGGTCCGCAACGAAAACataaatatgtgtatgttttgtCTTCGTAGTGTTACACTGTTCATGGTCTGGAGCTGTCCAGAGTGACGGTGGTCAACTCGAGTTTGCAAGTCATCTACGACACCTTCGTCAGACCCGATCACGAGGTCATTGATTACAACACAAGGTAACGTTGAGGGGTTGTGATATGTAATCTCTGTTTTTTCACGCAAAAGCTGGGTAATAATCAGAAGTGTTGACTTTATGTTGAAAAACGATCTCTTTCGATGGCTTTTACCTGTGCAGATTTTCCGGCATCAGTGAGGAAGACGTGAAGGGTAACAACACGTCCGTCAGAGAGGTGCAGGAGACCTTACTGAGCTTCATTAGTGCTGACTCCATTCTGATTGGACACGGCCTGGAAGCAGATCTCTGTGCCCTGAAGGTGACAACACTTTTTTCAATATTATTGACTTTACTTTTGCATATCGCTTCCAGAGCATCGATCCTCCTCAaatcatttcacacatgattttTGCTATGAATCATATGTGAGGAATGGAACAAATCCCATTTCTGTTATTTCACTTTGCATCATTAATATTATCACTTGTtagttgaaatgtttttcaagCTAAGTACACAAAGGAGTCAACATGGTGATTTTTCCTGGCGGGTGAGGAGTCtggtctttatatatttttgtcagATTTGGCTCAGAAGACATAAAGAACAGGGCGTTTTTATAAACACCTCATGAAAAGGGACAAACTGTGGTGTCGGTCCACACTTGTGCTACAGATGTGAGAGGTTTGGGATTTTGGCAGCTAATTCCCACCGTTTGCCAAATATTAGGATGTTTGTAGCATCAGAGTTAAGAACTGCTTGAATTATGACAAAATATACAATGATGAAGTTTAGTCTAACGTTGACACTGCATCATCCAAGCCCAGACAACAGAGATGGATGTTCCTGCAGCGGTCGAATGCTCCGATGTAAGTCAGGATGCTGCCTTATTTAGACACTGTGCCTGCACTGTTGGAAAGGTTTCTCTGTAGTTTTCTAATGTATGAGTTTTAAGTGACTGTGATGATTTATCTAGATTAATACCAGTGGTGTAAGAAGTATGATCAGAAGTATCAGAAAACAGTGTAGAAATACTTTTTTGAGTATGCAATGACACATGGGATTATAATTACTGATGCGTAAGTAtttgtgtcactgcagctgGTAATGATGTAAGTATTTTCAATGACGATATACAGCTGTATGATTTACTCCAGAACATTAACTTGCTGgttatattttgtattaatcAAAACCTAAAAGGGAACAGAACCTCAGCTGTGAGATAAAGGAGgaaaaagtacaatatatatataagtatcaGAAGTAGAAATCATGTACTAGTACCTCTCTCGGTTACTTTCCACCACTCAaatctgtgtttatatgtttaatTTTCACATTACAATTAGTGACGACAGCTTCAGATGTGTTCCTCTTTGCTGTAGTTGCTCCATGGGACAGTGGTGGACACATCGGTGGTTTTCCCCCACCGTCTGGGCCCCCCCCACAAGCTCACCCTCAACAAACTGACAGCTGAATACCTTCGACGGATCATCCAAGAGAGTGGTGGGTCCTCATGGATACAGCCATCGCACAAATGTCTACAAACTAAAACCCATCTCAATCCTAATAAAGACAAAATCAGTCATAATATAACTTTGAATCAAACAAactatgtatgcagttctactAGAGAGGTTGTTACTGTTGTTTGAATGagttataaataattatttactgTTTCTCCCAGTTTGTGGCCACGACACCGCCGACGACGCTGCTGCCTGCATGGAGCTCATGTTATGGAAGCtcaaagaaagtggaaaactgaaaaaatgatggaaataaaacaagaaacaaactcTGCACTGTTCAGACATGAAAGACAGTTGCTGCAATGCAAATCTGTATGTGTGAGGTTTCTGGAGGGCtatgtattaatttatttagtttttttagtttgattATATCACTTGATTTATGTTGGAACACAGTATCCTGTATGTCAAAGTGGCAgctcatgtgtctgtgttggtaTGAATATGTGATGACGCTGTAGTGTGCCAAAAAAATGTGAAGCAGTGGGGtcatttgtaataataatatataagtaAAGGCACAGAATCAAatccctttgtgtgttttttttgtgtctaaTCTTTTACCAGCCAATGAACGTTGAGCCTTAAACGTCAAATGTggaatcaaaaaataaaaaggtgtgGTTATGCAAATTCACACGCACCTTTGAGCAATTGCACTAATTACTGACTATACACGAGGGAGCAAAAGAGACGTGCTCTTATTGAGGAAAGTTAATCTGTGGTATTTGTCTATGTAGATGactaagttttatttttctgctttttaccTAAGTTGTTTGAGAAGTTGTGGATCCCTGATCACAAACACATCCAGGACATTGTGGGGACACAACATGCCTCAGACTCAACAGGAAAACCTGAAAACTATCAGAGTTTCACCCATCATTCCgttccatttcattttaaagtccATCACTCAGTCTTTTTCTTGCCTTTCCTGCCGAAGCACATCCGAAAGCAGAAACGGCAGGTCATGATGAAGAGGAGTGTGGTGAGCAGAACGACGGCGAGGAGGAAGACCAGGACATCCAGGCAGTGATATTGGTACCAGGTCAACTCATGGGACTGGACCCTCAAGTGCTTGGCCCCATTGTTTCTCATGGTGAAGTCGATCCAGAACAAGGCCTCATCCAGAGGACTGATGGGTCTGTCATGGTGGATGCTGGACAGCCGCATGGCACTCTCCTTGTACCTGGATGAACGTGGGTGGAAAGGTGAGTTCATGtgcattttattgtttaatttgtcACAGAAGCAATAAAGCCTTTAAAGTCTTAAATTTAACCTGCTGGAAACAATGATGAGAAAAGGAcccaatacatttttaaaacccTGGAATGGACTCAAGCCAATAAGGGAACTTACGATTTCTCATTGATAACAGTATTGATTGCATCTCTAAGGTCCTCAGCCTTCATGAAGTTTAAGTCCACGGCAACTGCAGCTCCCTTAGCCTTCATGTGGATCATGTTTTCTGGTTGGTCAGCGAACAAGGGGATGCCCACCATGGGAACACCGTGGTAGATGGCCTCATAAATCCCATTGGTGCCACCGTGGGTGACGAAGGCTCTGGTCTTGGGGTGACCTGATAAGATACCAAAGATAATGACAGTTAATCTGCGTGCATTCAAAACCTTGCATTGTGCATGGGTTCTGTATTGATTGTAATTGATTACATATCACACCCACGCACCCAGAATCCACCTCAGATATTGATTCAAGTGGAAACAACACTGGTTATCAATGTCTGACTTAACTCATTTCCTACTTGTATTCCTCGGAAACTCCAATATAAAGCAGGAACTAATACTTTCTACATTTCCCTTAAAATTACTACCAAgttcaattaaattgtatttgtatagcgccaaatcaaaatataaattatCTCAAGACACTTTACAAAGTAAGGTTGAAACCTTAAAGCGTTACATAGAGC
Proteins encoded in this window:
- the LOC109637104 gene encoding RNA exonuclease 1 homolog isoform X1 encodes the protein MATAAGNTLVSNRTGDYKREAREASGSSTSNCPVDRSLNSVRKLASLPMFRSSGLFADLQCPSPGVGLCERPHCFYKHGSKQRDVSAASSQPSAVPPAEVQNCYLSLVCGSPVSDETTHESLQELEQINKKIEAVRHEVEQEKRRLSRYQTVQSDSRNTLPNFSVSKSETSGKCQDRRSPLSHPDLKKTYSRTRKYVVDNSKPRTDLEYDPLSNFSADLRSYSSSSKEQKVKNAQVINGERDTVLSDQKKPVTQTSQTPSPDLLEDSIEDSVLIIDIPPSPDQTRGQSQKLDCVAGSTQGTVEQLKEVKRAPFALDSPLLPLADAEASRASMEDIVTVDDCSVENNQYASTLYEKKRCVNIPDDGSVIDLTGCLEDLENECLKISCQAAETKVDNTPEPVSPPASSDQQYQSCDNLGIEEEENLPQVELPLREVARSDEKMNPLLSHYCQSKNSPSYKAQAASSGSPCRKRTIQAQSTEMDVHNHLSPKRSAPSLVSGSQNMSSTTPGQMQSGSLNNQASSTSVNSHLMNKGDSSSETTEQLKAGHEEVIIISSSEDEQELNYSDVELSESDPMEECYRIFMEANNEDKGNKEQPDVSVAAMEVEKAEMTTTPLTLPGKKRVAHEAKHTEQPVAKSRPQPKILVPLREPAASGSSIPSKTLQAQQRASKLTSSVKGAQAFASFSCQMKPENQTTACPPQTLANIQPAPVQNAHMDYLHLGPPVIQVGNNLHLILPEGTFPLSVTSSSCPVSSVVTPVSQVHMSTMKQTCHKAAVTPVQRYHPTAPVLIPAPTRRTSLASATTHSNPAASATSQPTAATKPVSTKRKLKQQSGAAKDKVPHDVRQRYVKMFTEEFLKTTANVNDAFEKAVAEEETVYNRSANKLKYLSVAVNLQKRLKKQSAVSVKDENKVNGQRSKGNIPLNLEMLKANDDAVLYESLKDYILSEERLIERNYPLQHPQKAGSAALFADNRKGNTDPLKRICCRCGATYSVSQTGKHIRKEECNYHYGKVVKSRVPGGVETRYSCCQGVMGATGCQVFKLHVHDSLCMDGFVSTMPRHPMDTSCPGVYSLDCEMCYTVHGLELSRVTVVNSSLQVIYDTFVRPDHEVIDYNTRFSGISEEDVKGNNTSVREVQETLLSFISADSILIGHGLEADLCALKLLHGTVVDTSVVFPHRLGPPHKLTLNKLTAEYLRRIIQESVCGHDTADDAAACMELMLWKLKESGKLKK
- the LOC109637104 gene encoding RNA exonuclease 1 homolog isoform X5 — translated: MFRSSGLFADLQCPSPGVGLCERPHCFYKHGSKQRDVSAASSQPSAVPPAEVQNCYLSLVCGSPVSDETTHESLQELEQINKKIEAVRHEVEQEKRRLSRYQTVQSDSRNTLPNFSVSKSETSGKCQDRRSPLSHPDLKKTYSRTRKYVVDNSKPRTDLEYDPLSNFSADLRSYSSSSKEQKVKNAQVINGERDTVLSDQKKPVTQTSQTPSPDLLEDSIEDSVLIIDIPPSPDQTRGQSQKLDCVAGSTQGTVEQLKEVKRAPFALDSPLLPLADAEASRASMEDIVTVDDCSVENNQYASTLYEKKRCVNIPDDGSVIDLTGCLEDLENECLKISCQAAETKVDNTPEPVSPPASSDQQYQSCDNLGIEEEENLPQVELPLREVARSDEKMNPLLSHYCQSKNSPSYKAQAASSGSPCRKRTIQAQSTEMDVHNHLSPKRSAPSLVSGSQNMSSTTPGQMQSGSLNNQASSTSVNSHLMNKGDSSSETTEQLKAGHEEVIIISSSEDEQELNYSDVELSESDPMEECYRIFMEANNEDKGNKEQPDVSVAAMEVEKAEMTTTPLTLPGKKRVAHEAKHTEQPVAKSRPQPKILVPLREPAASGSSIPSKTLQAQQRASKLTSSVKGAQAFASFSCQMKPENQTTACPPQTLANIQPAPVQNAHMDYLHLGPPVIQVGNNLHLILPEGTFPLSVTSSSCPVSSVVTPVSQVHMSTMKQTCHKAAVTPVQRYHPTAPVLIPAPTRRTSLASATTHSNPAASATSQPTAATKPVSTKRKLKQQSGAAKDKVPHDVRQRYVKMFTEEFLKTTANVNDAFEKAVAEEETVYNRSANKLKYLSVAVNLQKRLKKQSAVSVKDENKVNGQRSKGNIPLNLEMLKANDDAVLYESLKDYILSEERLIERNYPLQHPQKAGSAALFADNRKGNTDPLKRICCRCGATYSVSQTGKHIRKEECNYHYGKVVKSRVPGGVETRYSCCQGVMGATGCQVFKLHVHDSLCMDGFVSTMPRHPMDTSCPGVYSLDCEMCYTVHGLELSRVTVVNSSLQVIYDTFVRPDHEVIDYNTRFSGISEEDVKGNNTSVREVQETLLSFISADSILIGHGLEADLCALKLLHGTVVDTSVVFPHRLGPPHKLTLNKLTAEYLRRIIQESVCGHDTADDAAACMELMLWKLKESGKLKK
- the LOC109637104 gene encoding RNA exonuclease 1 homolog isoform X3 — its product is MATAAGNTLNRTGDYKREAREASGSSTSNCPVDRSLNSVRKLASLPMFRSSGLFADLQCPSPGVGLCERPHCFYKHGSKQRDVSAASSQPSAVPPAEVQNCYLSLVCGSPVSDETTHESLQELEQINKKIEAVRHEVEQEKRRLSRYQTVQSDSRNTLPNFSVSKSETSGKCQDRRSPLSHPDLKKTYSRTRKYVVDNSKPRTDLEYDPLSNFSADLRSYSSSSKEQKVKNAQVINGERDTVLSDQKKPVTQTSQTPSPDLLEDSIEDSVLIIDIPPSPDQTRGQSQKLDCVAGSTQGTVEQLKEVKRAPFALDSPLLPLADAEASRASMEDIVTVDDCSVENNQYASTLYEKKRCVNIPDDGSVIDLTGCLEDLENECLKISCQAAETKVDNTPEPVSPPASSDQQYQSCDNLGIEEEENLPQVELPLREVARSDEKMNPLLSHYCQSKNSPSYKAQAASSGSPCRKRTIQAQSTEMDVHNHLSPKRSAPSLVSGSQNMSSTTPGQMQSGSLNNQASSTSVNSHLMNKGDSSSETTEQLKAGHEEVIIISSSEDEQELNYSDVELSESDPMEECYRIFMEANNEDKGNKEQPDVSVAAMEVEKAEMTTTPLTLPGKKRVAHEAKHTEQPVAKSRPQPKILVPLREPAASGSSIPSKTLQAQQRASKLTSSVKGAQAFASFSCQMKPENQTTACPPQTLANIQPAPVQNAHMDYLHLGPPVIQVGNNLHLILPEGTFPLSVTSSSCPVSSVVTPVSQVHMSTMKQTCHKAAVTPVQRYHPTAPVLIPAPTRRTSLASATTHSNPAASATSQPTAATKPVSTKRKLKQQSGAAKDKVPHDVRQRYVKMFTEEFLKTTANVNDAFEKAVAEEETVYNRSANKLKYLSVAVNLQKRLKKQSAVSVKDENKVNGQRSKGNIPLNLEMLKANDDAVLYESLKDYILSEERLIERNYPLQHPQKAGSAALFADNRKGNTDPLKRICCRCGATYSVSQTGKHIRKEECNYHYGKVVKSRVPGGVETRYSCCQGVMGATGCQVFKLHVHDSLCMDGFVSTMPRHPMDTSCPGVYSLDCEMCYTVHGLELSRVTVVNSSLQVIYDTFVRPDHEVIDYNTRFSGISEEDVKGNNTSVREVQETLLSFISADSILIGHGLEADLCALKLLHGTVVDTSVVFPHRLGPPHKLTLNKLTAEYLRRIIQESVCGHDTADDAAACMELMLWKLKESGKLKK
- the LOC109637104 gene encoding RNA exonuclease 1 homolog isoform X2, whose amino-acid sequence is MATAAGNTLVSNRTGDYKREAREASGSSTSNCPVDRSLNSVRKLASLPMFRSSGLFADLQCPSPGVGLCERPHCFYKHGSKQRDVSAASSQPSAVPPAEVQNCYLSLVCGSPVSDETTHESLQELEQINKKIEAVRHEVEQEKRRLSRYQTVQSDSRNTLPNFSVSKSETSGKCQDRRSPLSHPDLKKTYSRTRKYVVDNSKPRTDLEYDPLSNFSADLRSYSSSSKEQKVKNAQVINGERDTVLSDQKKPVTQTSQTPSPDLLEDSIEDSVLIIDIPPSPDQTRGQSQKLDCVAGSTQGTVEQLKEVKRAPFALDSPLLPLADAEASRASMEDIVTVDDCSVENNQYASTLYEKKRCVNIPDDGSVIDLTGCLEDLENECLKISCQAAETKVDNTPEPVSPPASSDQQYQSCDNLGIEEEENLPQVELPLREVARSDEKMNPLLSHYCQSKNSPSYKAQAASSGSPCRKRTIQAQSTEMDVHNHLSPKRSAPSLVSGSQNMSSTTPGQMQSGSLNNQASSTSVNSHLMNKGDSSSETTEQLKAGHEEVIIISSSEDEQELNYSDVELSESDPMEECYRIFMEANNEDKGNKEQPDVSVAAMEVEKAEMTTTPLTLPGKKRVAHEAKHTEPVAKSRPQPKILVPLREPAASGSSIPSKTLQAQQRASKLTSSVKGAQAFASFSCQMKPENQTTACPPQTLANIQPAPVQNAHMDYLHLGPPVIQVGNNLHLILPEGTFPLSVTSSSCPVSSVVTPVSQVHMSTMKQTCHKAAVTPVQRYHPTAPVLIPAPTRRTSLASATTHSNPAASATSQPTAATKPVSTKRKLKQQSGAAKDKVPHDVRQRYVKMFTEEFLKTTANVNDAFEKAVAEEETVYNRSANKLKYLSVAVNLQKRLKKQSAVSVKDENKVNGQRSKGNIPLNLEMLKANDDAVLYESLKDYILSEERLIERNYPLQHPQKAGSAALFADNRKGNTDPLKRICCRCGATYSVSQTGKHIRKEECNYHYGKVVKSRVPGGVETRYSCCQGVMGATGCQVFKLHVHDSLCMDGFVSTMPRHPMDTSCPGVYSLDCEMCYTVHGLELSRVTVVNSSLQVIYDTFVRPDHEVIDYNTRFSGISEEDVKGNNTSVREVQETLLSFISADSILIGHGLEADLCALKLLHGTVVDTSVVFPHRLGPPHKLTLNKLTAEYLRRIIQESVCGHDTADDAAACMELMLWKLKESGKLKK
- the LOC109637104 gene encoding RNA exonuclease 1 homolog isoform X4; the protein is MATAAGNTLVSNRTGDYKREAREASGSSTSNCPVDRSLNSVRKLASLPMFRSSGLFADLQCPSPGVGLCERPHCFYKHGSKQRDVSAASSQPSAVPPAEVQNCYLSLVCGSPVSDETTHESLQELEQINKKIEAVRHEVEQEKRRLSRYQTVQSDSRNTLPNFSVSKSETSGKCQDRRSPLSHPDLKKTYSRTRKYVVDNSKPRTDLEYDPLSNFSADLRSYSSSSKEQKVKNAQVINGERDTVLSDQKKPVTQTSQTPSPDLLEDSIEDSVLIIDIPPSPDQTRGQSQKLDCVAGSTQGTVEQLKEVKRAPFALDSPLLPLADAEASRASMEDIVTVDDCSVENNQYASTLYEKKRCVNIPDDGSVIDLTGCLEDLENECLKISCQAAETKVDNTPEPVSPPASSDQQYQSCDNLGIEEEENLPQVELPLREVARSDEKMNPLLSHYCQSKNSPSYKAQAASSGSPCRKRTIQAQSTEMDVHNHLSPKRSAPSLVSGSQNMSSTTPGQMQSGSLNNQASSTSVNSHLMNKGDSSSETTEQLKAGHEEVIIISSSEDEQELNYSDVELSESDPMEECYRIFMEANNEDKGNKEQPDVSVAAMEVEKAEMTTTPLTLPGKKRVAHEAKHTEQPVAKSRPQPKILVPLREPAASGSSIPSKTLQAQQRASKLTSSVKAHMDYLHLGPPVIQVGNNLHLILPEGTFPLSVTSSSCPVSSVVTPVSQVHMSTMKQTCHKAAVTPVQRYHPTAPVLIPAPTRRTSLASATTHSNPAASATSQPTAATKPVSTKRKLKQQSGAAKDKVPHDVRQRYVKMFTEEFLKTTANVNDAFEKAVAEEETVYNRSANKLKYLSVAVNLQKRLKKQSAVSVKDENKVNGQRSKGNIPLNLEMLKANDDAVLYESLKDYILSEERLIERNYPLQHPQKAGSAALFADNRKGNTDPLKRICCRCGATYSVSQTGKHIRKEECNYHYGKVVKSRVPGGVETRYSCCQGVMGATGCQVFKLHVHDSLCMDGFVSTMPRHPMDTSCPGVYSLDCEMCYTVHGLELSRVTVVNSSLQVIYDTFVRPDHEVIDYNTRFSGISEEDVKGNNTSVREVQETLLSFISADSILIGHGLEADLCALKLLHGTVVDTSVVFPHRLGPPHKLTLNKLTAEYLRRIIQESVCGHDTADDAAACMELMLWKLKESGKLKK